The following coding sequences are from one Clostridioides difficile ATCC 9689 = DSM 1296 window:
- the rsmA gene encoding 16S rRNA (adenine(1518)-N(6)/adenine(1519)-N(6))-dimethyltransferase RsmA: MDRLSSHNATKEVVQKYNFKFSKSLGQNFLIDSNIIDKILSGARITRGDNIIEVGPGIGTLTREMGKIAEKVVAIEIDRNLIPILKDTLSDLDNTEVVNQDILKVDIQELVKDKLNGGPVKLVANLPYYITTPIVMKFLEEDIPVTDIVVMVQKEVADRMNAIPGTKDYGALSIAVQYYCDTEIVAKAPRHMFIPQPNVDSTVIGLHVRDKRKYDVHNEDIFFKTVKASFGQRRKTLLNSLGGLGFLNKDEIREVLKEANIDEKRRGETLSIEEFSVLSNIINTKVSSK; encoded by the coding sequence ATGGATAGACTATCTTCACATAATGCAACAAAGGAAGTAGTACAAAAATATAATTTTAAATTTTCAAAGTCTTTAGGTCAAAATTTCTTGATAGATAGTAATATAATTGATAAAATCTTATCTGGAGCTAGAATCACAAGAGGAGATAATATCATAGAAGTAGGACCTGGTATAGGAACTCTTACTCGTGAGATGGGTAAAATAGCAGAAAAAGTAGTGGCTATAGAAATCGATAGAAATCTAATTCCTATATTGAAAGATACCTTGTCAGATTTAGATAATACAGAGGTTGTAAATCAAGATATACTAAAAGTAGACATACAGGAATTAGTAAAAGATAAATTAAATGGTGGGCCAGTTAAGCTTGTAGCAAATCTTCCATATTATATAACTACTCCAATAGTTATGAAATTTTTAGAGGAAGACATACCTGTAACAGACATAGTAGTCATGGTTCAAAAAGAAGTTGCAGATAGAATGAATGCTATTCCGGGTACTAAAGATTATGGGGCATTATCTATAGCTGTTCAATACTATTGTGATACAGAGATTGTGGCAAAAGCTCCAAGACATATGTTTATACCACAACCAAATGTAGATTCCACAGTTATAGGTTTACATGTAAGAGATAAAAGAAAATATGATGTTCATAATGAAGACATATTTTTTAAAACAGTAAAAGCATCCTTTGGACAAAGAAGAAAAACTCTTCTTAATTCGTTGGGAGGTCTTGGTTTTCTTAATAAAGATGAAATAAGAGAAGTATTAAAAGAAGCTAATATAGACGAAAAAAGAAGGGGTGAAACTCTTAGTATAGAAGAGTTTTCAGTTCTTTCAAATATAATAAATACAAAAGTATCTTCTAAATAG
- the rnmV gene encoding ribonuclease M5, translating into MIKEIIVVEGRDDVTAVKRAIDAELITTGGFGFPKGVMERIKAANERRGVIIFTDPDFAGEKIRKKIASEVPGCKHAFLPREEAKKDGDIGIENATPQSIIAALNKVRTENTEKRYEFKQVDLIRNGLIGNEEASLRRDALGKILGIGYGNAKQFLNRLNNYGVEREEFIDALKQI; encoded by the coding sequence ATGATAAAAGAAATAATAGTAGTAGAGGGTAGAGATGACGTTACAGCAGTTAAGAGAGCAATAGATGCAGAACTTATAACTACAGGTGGATTTGGATTTCCAAAAGGTGTAATGGAGCGTATAAAAGCTGCTAATGAAAGACGTGGTGTTATAATATTTACAGACCCAGATTTTGCAGGTGAAAAAATAAGAAAAAAAATAGCATCAGAAGTTCCAGGATGTAAACATGCATTTCTACCGAGAGAGGAAGCTAAAAAGGATGGAGATATAGGTATTGAGAATGCTACTCCTCAAAGTATAATAGCAGCTCTGAATAAAGTTAGAACTGAAAATACAGAAAAAAGATATGAATTTAAGCAAGTTGACTTAATTAGAAATGGTCTTATAGGTAATGAAGAAGCATCACTTAGAAGAGATGCACTTGGAAAAATACTTGGAATTGGATATGGAAATGCAAAACAATTTTTAAATAGATTGAATAATTATGGAGTTGAAAGAGAAGAATTTATAGATGCATTAAAACAAATCTAA
- the purR gene encoding pur operon repressor: protein MKFKRTERIGAIVKILSDNPNKIYTLSYFTNQFNAAKSTISEDLLVVKNVFEKLHLGKVITISGAAGGVKYIPKTSIAENAEFLMELCERICDKSRILSGGFLYLIDLIYDPTIAAKIGKIFASNIEYVDADYVVTMETKGIPMALMTAKAMNLPLVIIRKDIKVSEGPTLSMTYVSGNSSKVESMSLPRKALKPDSKVIIIDDFMRGGGTIKGMVDLMNEFGAEVIGTGVFISTTNPSEKMVKDYISLIQLDVNGDKIVVEPNLKTFKDEYRNEDLDEEEDSEFEFEIDED, encoded by the coding sequence ATGAAATTTAAAAGAACAGAGAGAATTGGAGCAATAGTTAAAATACTGTCTGATAATCCAAATAAAATATATACTTTAAGTTATTTTACAAATCAATTTAATGCAGCAAAATCAACAATAAGTGAAGATTTATTAGTTGTAAAAAATGTATTTGAGAAGCTACATTTAGGTAAAGTTATAACTATTTCAGGAGCAGCAGGAGGAGTAAAATATATACCTAAAACTTCTATAGCAGAAAATGCAGAGTTCTTAATGGAATTATGCGAGAGAATATGTGACAAGTCTAGAATACTATCTGGTGGTTTTTTATACTTGATTGACCTAATTTACGACCCTACAATAGCTGCTAAGATAGGAAAGATATTCGCATCAAATATTGAGTATGTAGATGCAGATTATGTTGTGACAATGGAAACAAAAGGTATACCTATGGCACTTATGACTGCAAAAGCTATGAATTTACCTCTAGTTATAATAAGAAAAGATATAAAGGTATCAGAAGGTCCTACACTTAGCATGACATATGTGAGTGGAAACAGTTCTAAAGTTGAAAGTATGAGTTTGCCAAGAAAAGCTCTTAAACCAGATAGTAAAGTTATAATTATAGATGATTTCATGAGGGGTGGAGGTACTATAAAAGGAATGGTAGACCTTATGAATGAATTTGGTGCAGAGGTTATAGGTACTGGAGTATTCATATCTACAACGAATCCTTCAGAAAAAATGGTAAAAGATTATATTTCATTGATTCAATTGGATGTTAATGGAGATAAAATAGTAGTAGAACCAAACTTA
- a CDS encoding putative 2-aminoethylphosphonate ABC transporter substrate-binding protein, whose product MKFKKLVSLGILSTLLLSVITGCSNVSSGSNLKSNNKTKGELTVYTAIEEDSIDTYLATFKEKYPDIKLNVLRLSVGGITARLLAEKDNPKADVLWGVAATSLIILDDKEMLEPYAPKGFDKVNPAFKDDKKVPSWVGIDAWMTGITVNTKELKAKNISAPSSYEDLIKPEYKDLISMPSPASSGTGYLTVSELIQIMGEEKAWQYMDKLHKNIGVYTQSGSAPAILAASGEYPIGISFGNRGIKLKGEGYPVEVVFPKEGSGWEIESNALVKKDNIKEAAKVFLDWAISKDAMNEYSKNFAVTTIDTGNPVPEGFPKNPLEQMIDNDLKSAARNREAILNKWIEKYDGKTEKES is encoded by the coding sequence ATGAAATTTAAGAAGTTAGTCTCTTTGGGAATATTATCAACACTTTTATTGAGTGTAATAACTGGATGTAGTAATGTTTCATCAGGTTCAAACTTAAAGTCTAATAATAAGACAAAAGGAGAGTTAACAGTTTATACAGCAATTGAGGAAGATAGTATAGATACATACTTAGCTACATTTAAAGAGAAATATCCAGATATTAAATTGAATGTACTTAGATTATCAGTAGGAGGTATAACAGCAAGATTATTAGCAGAAAAAGATAATCCTAAAGCAGATGTGTTATGGGGTGTTGCAGCTACAAGTTTGATAATTTTAGATGACAAAGAAATGCTAGAGCCATACGCTCCGAAAGGCTTTGATAAGGTAAATCCTGCATTTAAAGATGATAAGAAAGTTCCTTCTTGGGTTGGAATAGATGCTTGGATGACTGGTATAACAGTAAATACTAAAGAATTAAAAGCTAAAAATATATCAGCTCCTAGTTCTTATGAAGATTTAATAAAGCCAGAATATAAAGATCTTATATCTATGCCTAGTCCAGCTTCTTCAGGAACAGGATATTTAACAGTATCAGAACTCATACAAATTATGGGTGAAGAAAAAGCATGGCAGTACATGGATAAATTACATAAAAATATTGGTGTATACACTCAGTCTGGTTCAGCGCCAGCTATATTAGCAGCTTCAGGAGAATATCCCATTGGTATATCTTTTGGAAATAGAGGTATAAAGTTAAAAGGTGAAGGTTATCCAGTAGAAGTAGTATTTCCAAAAGAAGGTTCTGGATGGGAGATAGAATCAAATGCACTTGTGAAAAAAGATAATATAAAAGAAGCAGCAAAAGTATTTTTAGATTGGGCTATAAGTAAAGATGCAATGAATGAGTATTCTAAGAATTTTGCAGTTACTACAATTGACACGGGAAATCCGGTGCCAGAAGGATTTCCAAAGAATCCATTAGAACAGATGATAGATAATGATTTAAAATCAGCAGCAAGAAATAGAGAGGCTATACTAAATAAATGGATAGAAAAATATGATGGAAAGACAGAAAAAGAGAGCTAA
- a CDS encoding M20/M25/M40 family metallo-hydrolase — protein sequence MINEQRILNEFLELVQIDSLSLKEGNVAKVLVKKLEEIGCSVVIDNAGEKANGETGNIIATLKGNKEGKKILFSSHMDTVTPGIGVKPIVDEANGIIKSDGTTILGSDDKAGIAAILEGLRYINENNIEHTDIQVVFSICEECGLVGAKNLDYGKIDSEYAFILDSGGSPGEIIVKAPAQDVINVKILGKTAHAGLEPEAGISAIMVAARAIENMNLLRIDEETTANIGIINGGTATNIVTGEVNIIAEARSLKENKLDVQTKHMVETFEKAAKDFGAQIEIDVNRAYTPIDVSEDSEIIKLAKKAFSNLGIEGHTESTGGGSDTNILSKNGIEAITLGIGMKNAHTLSEHIAIKDLYDSAKMVVEIIKEA from the coding sequence ATGATAAACGAGCAAAGAATTTTAAATGAGTTTCTTGAATTAGTACAGATAGATAGTTTATCTTTAAAAGAGGGGAATGTTGCTAAAGTATTAGTTAAAAAATTAGAAGAAATAGGTTGTTCAGTAGTAATAGACAATGCTGGTGAAAAAGCAAATGGAGAAACTGGTAATATAATAGCTACATTAAAAGGAAATAAAGAAGGAAAGAAAATATTATTTAGTTCACATATGGATACAGTAACTCCAGGTATAGGGGTAAAACCTATAGTGGATGAAGCAAATGGAATAATAAAAAGTGATGGTACTACAATATTAGGTTCTGATGATAAAGCAGGTATAGCAGCTATATTAGAAGGCTTAAGATATATAAATGAAAATAATATAGAACATACTGATATACAAGTTGTATTCTCTATATGTGAGGAATGTGGATTAGTTGGAGCTAAAAATTTAGACTATGGAAAAATAGATTCTGAATATGCATTTATATTAGATAGTGGTGGTTCTCCAGGTGAAATAATAGTAAAAGCTCCTGCACAAGATGTAATAAATGTTAAGATATTAGGAAAGACTGCTCATGCAGGTCTTGAACCTGAAGCTGGAATAAGTGCTATAATGGTAGCTGCCAGAGCAATAGAAAATATGAATTTACTTAGAATAGACGAAGAAACAACTGCTAACATAGGAATTATAAACGGTGGAACAGCTACAAATATAGTAACAGGAGAAGTTAATATAATTGCAGAAGCCAGAAGTCTAAAAGAAAACAAATTAGATGTTCAAACTAAACACATGGTAGAGACTTTTGAAAAAGCTGCAAAAGATTTTGGAGCTCAAATTGAGATAGATGTCAATAGAGCATACACACCAATAGATGTTAGTGAGGATTCTGAAATAATAAAACTTGCAAAGAAGGCTTTTTCAAACTTAGGTATAGAAGGTCATACTGAATCTACAGGAGGAGGTAGTGATACAAATATATTAAGTAAGAATGGTATCGAAGCTATAACTTTAGGAATTGGTATGAAAAATGCTCATACACTAAGTGAACATATAGCTATAAAAGACTTATATGATTCTGCTAAAATGGTAGTGGAGATAATAAAGGAAGCATAA
- a CDS encoding putative 2-aminoethylphosphonate ABC transporter permease subunit: MITSKNKRRISDSTIQKYFLIFSVIVLIVFILFPLVSLLKNAFMDTSGNFIGISNFSKYVENPSLIASFKNSIFVSTVSSLISLCLAFIYSYAITRTNIKFKDFFKTMGMFPLFAPTMLYGISLIYLFGNKGIFTTMGLEVPLYGPLGIIISQILFTFPQAFLILSVALSMADYRLYEAADSLGASEFKKFCKITIPGIKYSLLSSFFVSFILAFTDFGAAKVVGGNYNVLATDIYKQVVGQFNIPMGATVSMVMLIPVLIAFTLDKMASKKQGMTITAKSMPYKIKENKFRDRVFLIVCSFITLLIFILIFVSVIGSVIKLWPYNLSFTMEHYTFKGILGSGIKTYLSSLKISTLTAIFGTIFVFFSAYMIEKVDKFPKLRQTAYLLSMIPMALPGLVLGISYITFFNSASNPLNFLYGSTAILVIVNVVHFYSVCFITSNSSLKMLDKEYELVAKSINIPFYKVFFNITVPMSITSILEIVVYYFVNSMVTVSALIFLYTPQTQTASISILKLDEIGYIGPSAAMAVLVLLTNIIVRLLYEFVTKKLKNNTQKWQQKDVA; encoded by the coding sequence ATGATAACATCAAAAAATAAAAGAAGAATAAGTGATAGCACAATACAAAAATATTTCTTGATTTTTTCGGTAATTGTACTAATAGTATTTATATTATTTCCATTAGTATCATTATTAAAAAATGCATTTATGGATACAAGTGGAAATTTTATAGGAATTTCAAATTTTAGTAAATATGTTGAAAATCCAAGTCTTATAGCATCATTTAAAAATTCAATTTTTGTATCTACAGTCTCATCTTTAATATCACTATGTTTAGCATTTATATATTCATACGCAATAACAAGAACAAACATAAAGTTTAAAGATTTTTTTAAAACTATGGGAATGTTTCCACTTTTTGCACCAACTATGTTATATGGTATTTCACTTATATACCTTTTTGGAAATAAGGGAATCTTTACAACCATGGGTCTGGAAGTACCACTATATGGTCCATTAGGAATAATTATTTCTCAAATTCTATTTACATTTCCACAAGCTTTTTTAATATTATCTGTAGCACTTTCGATGGCTGATTACAGACTTTATGAAGCAGCAGATAGCTTGGGTGCTAGTGAATTTAAGAAATTTTGCAAAATAACAATTCCTGGTATAAAGTACTCATTACTTAGTTCATTCTTTGTATCCTTTATACTTGCATTTACAGATTTTGGAGCAGCTAAGGTAGTTGGAGGAAACTACAATGTACTGGCCACTGACATATATAAACAAGTAGTTGGACAATTTAACATACCAATGGGAGCTACTGTTTCTATGGTAATGTTAATTCCTGTACTAATAGCATTTACATTAGATAAGATGGCAAGTAAGAAACAAGGTATGACCATAACTGCAAAGTCTATGCCATATAAGATTAAGGAAAATAAGTTTAGAGATAGAGTATTTTTAATAGTATGTAGTTTTATAACATTGCTAATTTTTATTTTAATATTCGTTTCAGTTATAGGTTCAGTTATAAAGTTATGGCCATATAATTTAAGCTTTACAATGGAACACTATACATTTAAAGGTATTTTGGGAAGTGGAATAAAAACATACTTAAGCAGTTTGAAAATATCAACTTTAACAGCAATATTTGGAACTATATTTGTATTTTTTAGTGCTTATATGATAGAAAAGGTGGATAAGTTTCCTAAATTAAGACAAACAGCTTACCTTTTATCAATGATACCAATGGCCTTACCTGGCTTAGTTTTAGGTATATCATATATAACTTTTTTTAACTCAGCAAGTAATCCATTAAATTTTTTATATGGAAGTACAGCAATATTAGTTATAGTAAATGTAGTTCATTTTTATTCAGTTTGTTTTATAACCTCAAATTCATCTTTAAAAATGTTGGATAAAGAGTATGAATTAGTTGCAAAATCCATAAATATTCCATTCTATAAAGTATTTTTTAATATAACAGTTCCAATGTCTATAACATCAATACTTGAAATAGTAGTATATTATTTTGTAAATTCAATGGTTACTGTTTCAGCATTAATATTTTTATATACACCTCAAACTCAGACTGCATCAATATCAATACTAAAGTTAGATGAGATAGGATATATAGGACCATCAGCTGCTATGGCAGTATTAGTGCTTTTAACAAATATAATAGTAAGACTTTTGTACGAATTTGTAACAAAGAAATTAAAAAATAACACACAAAAATGGCAGCAAAAAGATGTTGCATAG
- a CDS encoding putative 2-aminoethylphosphonate ABC transporter substrate-binding protein — protein MKFKKLVSLGVLSTLLLSVITGCSTDSSGSDSKSDSKTKGDLTVYTAIEEDSIEPYLATFKEKYPDIKLNIVRASTGDITARLLAEKDNPQADVVWGVAATSLLVADDQGMLEPYAPKGSEEIESAFKDDKEVPSWVGIDAWMTGITVNTKELSDKNIPVPSSYEDLIKPEYKGLISMPNPSSSGTGYLTVSALIQIMGEEKAWQYMDKLHENIGVYTQSGSAPATSAASGEYPIGISFGYRGIKLKEEGYPVEVVFPKEGSGWDIEANALVKKDNIKEASKVFLDWAISKDAMNEYSKNYAVTTISTGNPIPEGFPKKPLEQMIDNDLKSAAKNREDILNKWISKYDGKTEKES, from the coding sequence ATGAAATTTAAGAAGCTAGTTTCTTTAGGAGTATTATCAACACTTTTATTAAGTGTAATAACAGGATGTAGTACTGATTCATCAGGTTCAGATTCAAAGTCTGATAGTAAGACAAAAGGGGATTTAACAGTTTACACAGCAATTGAAGAAGATAGTATAGAGCCATATTTAGCTACATTTAAAGAGAAATATCCAGATATTAAATTAAATATTGTTAGGGCATCAACAGGAGATATAACAGCAAGATTATTAGCAGAAAAGGATAATCCTCAAGCAGATGTTGTATGGGGAGTTGCAGCCACAAGCTTATTGGTTGCAGATGACCAGGGGATGTTAGAACCATATGCTCCAAAAGGTTCTGAAGAAATAGAGTCTGCATTTAAAGATGATAAAGAAGTTCCTTCTTGGGTTGGGATAGATGCTTGGATGACAGGTATAACAGTAAACACTAAAGAATTAAGTGATAAGAACATCCCAGTTCCTAGTTCTTACGAAGATTTAATAAAGCCAGAATATAAAGGTCTTATATCTATGCCTAATCCATCTTCTTCTGGTACAGGGTACTTAACAGTATCAGCCCTTATACAAATTATGGGGGAAGAAAAAGCATGGCAGTATATGGATAAGTTACATGAGAATATTGGTGTATACACTCAATCTGGTTCAGCTCCAGCTACATCAGCAGCTTCAGGAGAATATCCTATTGGTATATCTTTTGGATATAGAGGTATAAAGTTAAAAGAGGAAGGCTATCCAGTAGAAGTAGTATTTCCAAAAGAAGGTTCTGGATGGGATATAGAAGCAAATGCTCTTGTGAAAAAAGATAATATAAAAGAAGCATCAAAAGTATTTTTAGATTGGGCTATAAGTAAAGATGCAATGAACGAATACTCTAAAAACTATGCAGTTACTACTATTTCTACAGGAAATCCAATACCAGAAGGATTCCCTAAAAAGCCATTAGAGCAAATGATAGATAATGATTTAAAATCAGCAGCAAAAAATAGAGAAGATATACTAAATAAATGGATATCAAAATATGATGGTAAGACAGAAAAAGAGAGTTAA
- a CDS encoding cation diffusion facilitator family transporter, which produces METRYEEANKITIQSILWNIVLTIIKVIAGVIGNSSAMIADGLHSASDIISSIGVLIGNYVSSRPGDREHNYGHEKAETLVSFVLSILLIFVSITIGIEAIKSLFNLDALSVPSILPLVVSVISILIKEYQYRITIKVAKKINSPALKADAWHHRSDALSSVAAFIGIGGSILGFKPLDPIASVVVAIFVAKVGISILISSVNELMDVSVDEEEIKELKFIVADTEGVKNLGDIKTRKHGAMAYVDLTICVDENLTVKQGHDIATKLEKHIIKHMEFVKGITVHVEPCTNCQGNKCNN; this is translated from the coding sequence ATGGAAACAAGGTATGAAGAAGCAAATAAAATAACAATACAATCAATACTTTGGAATATAGTATTAACAATAATTAAGGTTATAGCTGGTGTTATTGGTAATTCTAGCGCTATGATTGCGGATGGATTACATTCAGCATCAGATATTATAAGTTCTATAGGAGTACTAATAGGCAATTATGTATCTTCTAGACCTGGAGATAGAGAGCATAATTATGGTCATGAGAAAGCAGAGACATTAGTATCATTTGTGTTATCAATATTGCTTATTTTCGTTTCTATAACAATAGGTATAGAGGCAATTAAATCTTTATTTAACTTAGATGCATTAAGTGTTCCATCAATATTACCATTAGTAGTATCAGTTATTTCAATCCTGATAAAAGAGTATCAATATAGAATAACAATAAAAGTTGCTAAAAAGATAAATTCACCAGCCCTAAAAGCTGATGCTTGGCATCATAGGTCAGATGCTTTATCTTCAGTAGCTGCTTTTATAGGTATAGGTGGTTCTATTTTAGGGTTTAAACCATTAGACCCAATTGCGTCAGTTGTAGTGGCTATATTTGTAGCTAAAGTAGGAATTAGTATACTTATAAGTTCTGTTAATGAATTGATGGATGTTTCAGTTGATGAAGAAGAGATAAAAGAATTAAAATTTATTGTAGCAGATACAGAAGGTGTTAAAAATCTTGGTGATATAAAGACTAGAAAACATGGAGCTATGGCATATGTAGATTTGACTATATGTGTGGATGAAAATTTGACAGTTAAGCAAGGTCATGATATTGCTACCAAGCTTGAAAAACATATAATAAAACATATGGAATTTGTAAAAGGCATAACAGTTCACGTTGAACCATGTACTAATTGCCAAGGAAATAAGTGTAATAATTAA
- a CDS encoding ABC transporter ATP-binding protein, with amino-acid sequence MSFLQVKNVGKSYGQVKVLKDISIDIEKGEFICLLGPSGCGKSTLLRIIAGLEDKHGGKIIINDKDMTNSPPESRNFGIVFQSYALFPNMNVYKNIAFGLENKNISKSNIDKKVKEVLEVVELSGYEKKYPSQLSGGQQQRVALARAIALEPDFLLLDEPLSALDAKVRLKLREQIRSLHRKLGITTIMVTHDQEEALCLADKMVVMNRGEIIQVGTPKEVYKNPETPFVADFIGTINFIDDGINKIAIRPEDIKVESNRDSKDKDIKVGEILDIEFRGFNYRITVEYRSKQMKLDVVSKVAEQMKLCIGSKINFKIPKEGIVQYKSEGCA; translated from the coding sequence ATGTCTTTTTTACAAGTAAAAAATGTAGGTAAAAGTTATGGACAAGTTAAGGTGTTAAAAGACATATCTATTGATATTGAAAAAGGAGAGTTTATTTGTTTACTAGGTCCAAGTGGTTGTGGAAAGAGTACACTACTTAGAATAATTGCAGGGCTTGAGGATAAACATGGTGGAAAAATAATAATAAATGATAAGGATATGACTAATTCACCACCTGAAAGTAGAAATTTTGGTATAGTTTTTCAATCATATGCATTATTTCCAAATATGAATGTTTACAAAAACATAGCCTTTGGACTAGAAAATAAAAACATAAGTAAATCTAATATTGATAAAAAAGTTAAAGAAGTTCTAGAAGTTGTAGAATTAAGTGGATATGAGAAAAAATATCCATCACAATTATCAGGTGGACAACAACAAAGGGTTGCATTAGCTCGTGCGATTGCTTTAGAGCCAGACTTTTTACTTCTTGATGAACCTTTATCTGCATTAGATGCAAAAGTAAGACTTAAACTTAGGGAGCAGATTAGAAGTTTACATAGAAAACTAGGCATTACAACTATAATGGTAACGCATGACCAAGAAGAAGCTCTTTGTTTAGCTGATAAGATGGTTGTTATGAATAGAGGAGAAATAATACAAGTTGGAACGCCAAAGGAGGTATATAAAAATCCAGAAACACCTTTTGTAGCTGATTTTATAGGAACAATAAATTTTATAGATGATGGTATTAATAAGATAGCTATTAGACCAGAAGATATAAAAGTAGAGTCTAACAGAGATTCTAAAGATAAGGATATAAAAGTGGGAGAAATTTTAGATATCGAATTTAGAGGATTTAACTATAGAATTACAGTTGAGTATCGTTCTAAGCAAATGAAATTAGATGTAGTTTCCAAAGTTGCAGAACAAATGAAACTGTGCATAGGTTCTAAAATAAACTTTAAGATACCTAAAGAAGGAATTGTACAATATAAATCAGAGGGATGTGCTTAA
- the murC gene encoding UDP-N-acetylmuramate--L-alanine ligase → MNIHFIGIGGISMSALAEICINKGYQVSGSDSNESYLLDKLRDQGATIYIGQKKDNISDDVNMVVYTAAVHPDNEELVAAKEKNKLVMNRATFLGQIMREYKNSIAVSGTHGKTSTTSMLSTIFEYADLDPTILVGGNLSMIGGNVKIGNSNHFITEACEYVDSFLNFNPKISIVLNVEEDHLDYFSGIDEIKASFNKFGKLLPPEGYFIINGDDENIDDILYDVKATIIKYGRDSDNDAVIKDIHFDNSGHGIFRIEYEGRDLGEFELSVYGLHNIYNASSAIMAALVSGIDLETIRKNIKIYKGVGRRFETKGYYKNALVVDDYAHHPTELKATLAAAKKLKKSTLWCIFQPHTYTRTKSLLGEFSEAFYAADKVIITDIYAAREKDPGDIHSKDLVEKLYQNNVDAIYIKEFEDIVKYLRENVKDNDLVITAGAGPIYKVADLLVEK, encoded by the coding sequence ATGAATATACACTTTATAGGAATTGGCGGTATCAGCATGAGTGCATTAGCTGAAATATGTATCAATAAAGGTTATCAAGTTTCAGGTTCGGATTCAAACGAATCATACCTATTAGACAAACTTAGGGACCAAGGGGCAACTATTTATATTGGTCAGAAAAAAGATAATATATCAGATGATGTAAATATGGTTGTTTATACAGCAGCAGTTCATCCAGACAATGAAGAACTTGTGGCTGCTAAAGAAAAAAATAAATTGGTAATGAACAGAGCAACTTTTTTAGGCCAAATCATGAGGGAATATAAAAATTCTATAGCAGTTTCTGGAACACATGGAAAAACTTCTACAACATCTATGTTATCTACAATCTTTGAATATGCAGACTTAGACCCAACTATACTAGTTGGTGGTAACTTAAGTATGATAGGTGGTAATGTTAAGATAGGTAATTCCAACCACTTTATAACTGAAGCATGTGAATATGTAGATAGTTTCCTTAATTTTAACCCAAAGATATCTATAGTTTTAAATGTTGAAGAAGACCATCTTGATTATTTCTCTGGAATAGATGAAATCAAGGCTTCTTTTAACAAATTTGGAAAATTATTACCCCCAGAAGGCTATTTCATAATAAATGGCGATGATGAAAATATTGATGACATATTGTATGATGTTAAAGCTACTATTATAAAATACGGCAGAGATTCTGACAATGATGCTGTAATAAAAGATATTCACTTTGACAATAGTGGTCATGGAATATTTAGAATAGAATATGAAGGAAGAGATTTAGGAGAATTTGAACTTTCTGTATATGGTCTTCATAACATATACAATGCTTCTTCTGCCATAATGGCAGCTCTTGTTTCTGGTATTGACTTAGAGACTATAAGAAAAAATATAAAAATTTATAAAGGTGTCGGAAGAAGATTTGAAACTAAAGGGTACTATAAGAATGCTTTAGTAGTAGATGATTATGCACATCATCCAACTGAGTTAAAAGCAACTTTAGCTGCTGCCAAAAAATTAAAAAAATCAACTTTATGGTGTATCTTCCAGCCACATACTTATACTAGAACAAAATCTCTTTTAGGTGAATTTTCAGAGGCATTCTATGCTGCTGATAAAGTTATCATAACAGATATATATGCTGCTAGGGAAAAAGACCCAGGAGATATACATTCTAAGGACTTGGTTGAGAAATTATATCAAAACAATGTAGATGCCATCTATATAAAAGAATTTGAAGATATAGTAAAATACTTACGTGAAAATGTTAAGGATAATGATTTAGTAATAACTGCTGGTGCTGGTCCAATTTATAAGGTTGCAGACTTGTTGGTTGAAAAATAA